One segment of Natronosalvus halobius DNA contains the following:
- a CDS encoding thioredoxin family protein — translation MTVTLKDFYADWCGPCKTQDPILEELEDDWDGRFEVEKVNVDEEQDVANEYQVRSLPTLIIENDDGVVERFVGVTQREDIEDALESAGA, via the coding sequence ATGACTGTTACGCTCAAGGACTTCTACGCGGACTGGTGTGGCCCCTGTAAGACCCAGGATCCGATCCTCGAGGAACTCGAGGACGACTGGGACGGCCGATTCGAAGTAGAGAAGGTCAACGTCGACGAAGAACAGGACGTCGCGAACGAGTATCAGGTTCGCTCGTTGCCGACGCTCATCATCGAGAACGACGACGGCGTGGTCGAACGCTTCGTCGGCGTTACCCAGCGCGAGGACATCGAGGACGCCCTCGAATCGGCCGGTGCGTAA